The segment AGCGGTTCGCCTGGCTTAAATTGCTCGATTAATTCTTCAAAAGATGTGATTAGCTGATAGTTTCCTAGCGCTTCTATTGATTCTTGCTTAAGGGCTTTTTCTAAGCCATCTTGAATTAATTCTTCGAGTGCTGCTGCTTTGACTCGTACCGTTCCTAGTCGCTGTAACAAAATTTGACGCGGTACTTTGCCTTTACGAAACCCAGGAATATTTGCTGTGCGGCTGAGGTTTTGGAAGACCTTTTCGTAGGTTTGTTTGGTCGTTTCGGAAGGAATTTCGATTTCTAGGCCAATTTGGCTGGCCGGTAGCTTTTCCTGGGTGACTTTCATAGGTACGTTTGTTTTCAGACTGTCCGTGCAATTTTTGGTTATTGGTGTTTTTGGTTGCTCACCGGCTTTTGAGTCGGGCCGATTGAATTTGTCCAGGGCCGGTGTGACTAAGCACAACGGCAGCAACGAGTGTTTTCCCATTTGCCCGAACCGGGGCAGCGCAAACCATCAAACCTCTATCCTATTCTATTTCAATGCAAATTTGAAATGAAGCCAAAAAAGACTCGCGGAACTTCCGGGCCTGCCTGTCTGCTATTCCCCAGGACGGCTTTATGGCGCTGCTTATCTACCACCGGCACAGTTATCTGCTTTTTTCCAGCGGCTCTCCACTCAACCGGCCCAGTCGTGATATGCTACTTAACAACGTTGATCAAAAAACAACGCTTTATTTTAACCCAAAGCCTAAAAATGGCCTTCTTCAATCCGGGCTGCCAGCTAGGGCATTTTAAAGATAAAATTTGGTAAAAAGTTTAAAATTCAAGCTAAATTAACTATTTTAAGAGGATTTATTAAAAATTTCGGTTGACGAAATCTCACCCACAATCTCATCCCCAGAGGAGGAAAATAAATCAAGTGAAGTCTTATCGTGTTGCAATTTTAGGAGCCACCGGCGCCGTCGGAGCCGAATTACTGGAACTCCTCGACCAACGACAATTTCCCCTAGCTGAACTGAAACTTTTAGCCTCGCCACGTTCGGCGGGTCAGAAGGTGAAGTTTAAAGGCCAAGAATTAACCGTAGAAGCAGTAACCGAACAGTCCTTTGAAAATATCGATATTGTTTTAGCCTCGGCGGGGGGTTCAACTTCCAAGGCTTGGGCCTCTACAATCGTTAAAGCCGGTGCTGTAATGATTGATAACTCCAGCGCTTTTCGGATGAATGCCGATGTGCCGTTGGTGGTGCCAGAAGTCAACCCGGATGCAGCCAAAAACCACAAAGGCATTATTGCAAACCCAAACTGTACAACGATTTTAATGTCAGTGGCCGTGTGGCCTCTACACCAAGTCCAGCCGGTGAAACGCATTGTCGCTGCTACCTACCAGTCTGCCAGTGGGGCGGGGGCACGGGCAATGGAAGAAATGAAAGAACAAGCAAAGGCTATTCTTGCCGGTGAAACTCCCAAAACGGAAATTTTTCCCTACCCCTTAGCCTTTAATTTATTTCCGCATAACTCAGCCTTAAATGAGCAAGGGTACTGCGAAGAAGAAATGAAAATGGTTAACGAGACTCGGAAAATTTTTGGAGATCAGCAAATACGGGTGACAGCAACCTGTGTACGAGTGCCGGTGTTGCGGGCCCATTCAGAAGCCCTTAACTTAGAATTTGAGCAACCGTTTAGCCCCGAAAAAGCCAGAGAAATTTTAGCCAACTCACCAGGGGTTAAATTAGTCGAAGATTGGCAAGCAAATTATTTCCCCATGCCCAAGGATGCCACAGGTAAAGATGAGGTATTGGTGGGGCGCATCCGTCAAGATATCTCTCACCCCTGCGGCTTAGACTTGTGGTTATCGGGGGATCAAATTCGCAAAGGCGCTGCTTTAAATGCCATCCAAATAGCAGAATTACTCGCCCAGCAAAATTTGGTAGCACCGGCTTTAACCACTGTGTAAAAAGGGGGCAAAATGGCCGGGGTAAAAAAAACCCTTTTGATCACTCACTAATCACCAATCACTTTTTCACCGATGAGAGATTTTGGACGAGTTTTGACGGCAATGATTACGCCGTTTAAAGCAGACGGAAGCGTTAATTACGAAGTCGCAGAAAAACTAGCGACACATTTAGCAGCAAACGGTTCAGATGGAATTGTTGTGTGCGGCACCACCGGCGAATCTCCTACCCTTAGCTGGGAAGAAGAACATGAACTATTTAGGGTAGTTAAAAAGGCAGTGGCAGATAAAGCAAAAGTTATTGCTGGCACCGGCAGTAATAGTACAAAAGAAGCCATTGAAGCCACCCAAAAAGCTGCTAAGATAGGATTAGATGGTTCACTGCAAGTTGTACCTTATTACAACAAACCTCCGCAGGAAGGACTTTACGGGCACTTCAAGGCAATTGCTGAGGCTGTGCCAGAGTTTCCGCTGATGCTTTATAACATTCCCGGCAGAACCGGCCAAAATCTTCTACCGGAGACAGTAGCCAAATTAGCGGAAATTAGCAATATCGTGGCAATTAAAGAAGCCACCGGCAACCTGGATCAAGCCAGTCAAGTCAGACAGTTGACACCGCCAGAATTTGGGATATATTCAGGAGACGACTCGTTAACGTTACCCTTGCTTTCGGTAGGTGGGTGTGGCGTAGTGAGTGTGGCATCTCACTTAGTCGGTCTCCAGATACAGCAGATGATAGAAGCGTTTTGCACCGGCAAACCCCAAGAAGCCCTCAAAATTCACCTGCAACTGTTTCCCTTGTTTAAAGATTTGTTTTTAACCACAAATCCTATCCCCGTCAAAGCAGCCCTAAAGCTTCAAGGTTGGGACGTAGGTAAGCCGCGTTTGCCCCTCTGCGAGGCACCGGCATCGGTGGAAGAAAAACTTAAAGAGGTGCTCAAAGAACTTTCCCTGCTTTAATGTTGTGGTTTGGTTTTTTGTTGAAAACTAAATAATTAAAGCATAAAGTATCTTGACAAAAATCGAGATTTATGCTAAGGCGGAAGTTTAAAAACACCGCAAAAAACACCGCCGCAAATAGCTAAAAAAAAATATGCCCTTCCCTAGGAAAGGCAAAATCACAAAGACAACAATAGCGAAAATTGATGAACTCGGAAAAGCCAAATCTTAAAAATATTCCAAAAAAGGAATCCGCAGCAAATTTTTCACCTATCACTAAATCAGTGAGGATACCCATGACGAAAAACGATTCTACACCAGCCCTAAGAATTATACCTTTGGGCGGATTGCATGAAATTGGCAAAAACACTTGTGTGTTTGAATATGGCGATGAAATGATTTTGTTGGATGCAGGATTAGGCTTTCCAACAGAAGCAATGCACGGCGTAAATATTGTTTTGCCAGATATGACTTATGTGCGGGAAAACCGGCACAAAATCAAAGGCATGATTGTTACACACGGGCACGAAGATCATATCGGTGGAATTGCGTTTCACCTTAAACAATTTGACGTGCCGGTGATTTATGGCCCCAGATTGGCAATGGCCCTCCTAGAAGGGAAACTGGAAGAGGCCGGTGTTCAAAATCGTACAGAATTAAGAAAAGTCGCCCCCCGCGATGTGGTACGGGTGGGAGAGTCATTTTTTGTTGAGTTTATTCGCAATACCCACTCGATAGCCGATAGCTTTACAGTCGCCATTCATACCCCCGTCGGCGTGGTGATTCATACAGGAGATTTTAAAATTGACCATACTCCCGTTGATGGCGAGTTTTTTGACCTCCACCGGCTCGCAGAATACGGCGAAAAAGGAGTGCTTTGTTTATTGAGCGATTCCACAAACGCAGAAATACCCGGTTTTACACCTTCGGAACGTTCAGTTTACCCGAATCTTGACCGGATTTTTGCAACAGCACCAGGCCGGTTGATGGTAACAACCTTTGCTTCTTCAGTACACCGTTTGCAAATAGTGCTGGAATTGGCGAAAAAGCATGGCCGCTATGTGTCTGTGGTGGGCCGGTCAATGCTAAACGTCATCGCTCATGCGCGGACTTTGGGATATATTAAGTGCCAAGATGATTTGTTTCAGCCTCTCCACGCCCTGCGCGGCATTCCCGATGATAAAGTGCTGATTCTCACAACCGGCTCGCAAGGTGAGCCAATGTCAGCCATGACTCGCATTGCTAACTGCGACCACCGGCAAATCAAAGTTCGTCAGGGTGATACGGTGGTGTTTTCGGCAAACCCAA is part of the Ancylothrix sp. D3o genome and harbors:
- a CDS encoding aspartate-semialdehyde dehydrogenase yields the protein MNQVKSYRVAILGATGAVGAELLELLDQRQFPLAELKLLASPRSAGQKVKFKGQELTVEAVTEQSFENIDIVLASAGGSTSKAWASTIVKAGAVMIDNSSAFRMNADVPLVVPEVNPDAAKNHKGIIANPNCTTILMSVAVWPLHQVQPVKRIVAATYQSASGAGARAMEEMKEQAKAILAGETPKTEIFPYPLAFNLFPHNSALNEQGYCEEEMKMVNETRKIFGDQQIRVTATCVRVPVLRAHSEALNLEFEQPFSPEKAREILANSPGVKLVEDWQANYFPMPKDATGKDEVLVGRIRQDISHPCGLDLWLSGDQIRKGAALNAIQIAELLAQQNLVAPALTTV
- the dapA gene encoding 4-hydroxy-tetrahydrodipicolinate synthase yields the protein MRDFGRVLTAMITPFKADGSVNYEVAEKLATHLAANGSDGIVVCGTTGESPTLSWEEEHELFRVVKKAVADKAKVIAGTGSNSTKEAIEATQKAAKIGLDGSLQVVPYYNKPPQEGLYGHFKAIAEAVPEFPLMLYNIPGRTGQNLLPETVAKLAEISNIVAIKEATGNLDQASQVRQLTPPEFGIYSGDDSLTLPLLSVGGCGVVSVASHLVGLQIQQMIEAFCTGKPQEALKIHLQLFPLFKDLFLTTNPIPVKAALKLQGWDVGKPRLPLCEAPASVEEKLKEVLKELSLL
- a CDS encoding ribonuclease J; amino-acid sequence: MTKNDSTPALRIIPLGGLHEIGKNTCVFEYGDEMILLDAGLGFPTEAMHGVNIVLPDMTYVRENRHKIKGMIVTHGHEDHIGGIAFHLKQFDVPVIYGPRLAMALLEGKLEEAGVQNRTELRKVAPRDVVRVGESFFVEFIRNTHSIADSFTVAIHTPVGVVIHTGDFKIDHTPVDGEFFDLHRLAEYGEKGVLCLLSDSTNAEIPGFTPSERSVYPNLDRIFATAPGRLMVTTFASSVHRLQIVLELAKKHGRYVSVVGRSMLNVIAHARTLGYIKCQDDLFQPLHALRGIPDDKVLILTTGSQGEPMSAMTRIANCDHRQIKVRQGDTVVFSANPIPGNTIAVVNTIDKLMMQGANVIYGRDKGIHVSGHGCQEDHKLMISLTRPKFFVPVHGEHRMLIQHSKTAQSMGIPAENMVIIDNGDVVELTPNSIRVAERVPSGLELVDSSRSGVVKDTVLKERQQLAEDGVVTVATAVNNHGQLASEPVLHLRGVVTAVEHSMLHKWVVQALEDTLNERWPEFAKPLADGTVDVDWGGLQVQMEREVQRLLRRELQSNPLLVFLMQPPKEEAVKTTVETPATPSPTAGRATRRRPTARVAS